In Rana temporaria chromosome 3, aRanTem1.1, whole genome shotgun sequence, a single window of DNA contains:
- the LOC120933726 gene encoding E3 ubiquitin-protein ligase TRIM39-like isoform X1 yields the protein MASGDLRAELECSVCLNIYTDPVNLRCGHNFCRVCIDRVLDTQEESGGYSCPECREKFQDRPALHRNITLRNILENFLYAHPDQEESGVFCTYCVDSPVPAVRSCLLCEVSLCDKHLRVHKKSPEHILCDPTLSMESRKCSVHKKILEYYCTEDETCICVSCSLAGEHRGHQVEMLDEASEKKKETLRNVLQKHLTKSEETEERVQSLQEHRRKVEEEAAGDTERVTVLFRDLRRRLEDLENRVLREISGRAERISIFIRDLEIKKEELSRKMRHIEELCNMTDPLTVLQESDTGDLCDTKDGDNEDRERHEKLLHDGGGLDVAGISHTLHTGLSDIITKVNVYFYIQGAADILLDGNTAHNLLQISDDRKTVSTSDKYQNHPETPERFQNWSQVLSSQSFSSGRHYWEVDVGGSERWTVGMCYPSIKRRGNHLVIGWNNKSWGLYKEGDQYGVKHNNNEVLLPLTNISSNRVRIYLDYEAGQISFYDLCHPIRHLHTFTTTFTEPLHAGIWVPKGCIRICGGNREM from the coding sequence ATGGCGTCTGGTGATCTGAGAGCTGAGCTGGAATGTTCCgtctgtctgaacatttatacagatcctgtaaacctgagatgtggacacaacttctgccgggtctgtattgatcgtgtgctggatacacaggaggagtctggaggatattcctgtcctgaatgcagaGAGAAGTTTCAGGATCGTCCTGCACTGCACAGGAACATAACACTACGTAACATATTGGAGAATTTCCTGTATGCTCATCCAGACCAGGAGGAGTCCGGGGTCTTCTGTACTTACTGTGTGGactctcctgtacctgctgttagatcctgtctgctctgtgaggtttctctgtgtgataaacacctgagagtccacaaaaagtccccagaacacatcttatgtgaccccaccttgtccatggagagcaggaaatgctccgtccataagaagatcctggagtattactgcactgaggatgAGACCTGTATTTGTGTGTCCTGCAGTTTGGCCGGAGAACATCGAGGACACCAGGTGGAGATGCTGGATGAGGCTtctgagaagaagaaggagacactgaggaatgttctgcagaaacaTCTGACAAAGAGCGAGGAGACGGAggaaagagtccagagtctgcaggaacacaggaggaaagtagaagaagaagcagcTGGTGACACTGAGAGAGTCACTGTCCTGTTTAGAGATCTCAGGAGACGTCTGGAAGATCTGGAGAATAGAGTGCTGAGGGAAATCTCCGGGAGGGCAGAGCGGATCTCCATCTTCATCCGGGATCTGGAAATAAAGAAAgaggagctgtccaggaagatgcgtcacattgaggagctgtgtaacatgacggatccactgactgtcttacaggaatcagacacaggtgacttgtgtgatactaaggatggagataatgaggacagagagagacatgagaagctcctccatgatggagggggtctggatgtggctgggatatcacacacattacacacaggttTATCTGATATAATAACAAAGGTAAatgtatacttctatatacagggagctgcagacatattactggatggAAACACAGCTCATAATCTTCTACAGATATCAGATGACAGGAAAACTGTATCCACGTCAGATAAATACCAGAATCATCCAGAAACACCAGAGAGATTTCAGAATTGGTCTCAGGTGTTGAGCAGTCAGAGTTTCTCctcagggagacattactgggaagtAGATGTCGGGGGGTCAGAAAGATGGACAGTTGggatgtgttaccccagtataAAGAGGAGAGGAAATCATTTAGTGATTGGATGGAATAACAAGTCCTGGGGATTGTACAAGGAAGGTGATCAGTACGGGGTGAAACATAACAATAACGAGGTCCTCTTACCTCTTACCAATAtctccagtaacagagtcaggatatatctggattatgaggccgggcagatctccttttatgatctgtgtcacccgatccgacacctccacaccttcaccaccacctttactgagcccctccatgctgggATATGGGTACCAAAAGGTTGTATAAGGATATGTGGGGGGAATCGAGAGATGTGA
- the LOC120933725 gene encoding E3 ubiquitin/ISG15 ligase TRIM25-like, producing MSPSSYGSSPASPCVGGSDPSQLHSSPESETFSFISLLSAMASADLRAELECSICLNIYTDPIMLRCGHNFCRVCIDRVLDTQEGSGGYSCPECREKSQDRPALQRNITLRNIVENFLSSQSDQGESGVFCTHCVDSPVPAVRSCLLCEVSLCDKHLRVHKKTPEHILCDPTFSMESRKCSVHKKILEYYCTEDYTCICVSCSLAGEHRGHQVEMLNEASGKKKETLRNVLQKLLTKIEETDERVQSLQEHRRKVEEEAAGDTERVTVLFRDLRRCLEDLEKRVLREISGRAERISSSIRDLEIKKEELSRKLRHIEELCNMTDPLTVLQESDTGDLCDTEDGDNEDRERHEKLLHDGGGLDVAGVLHTGLSYIITEVNVYLYIQNPADILLDVNTAHNYLHISDDRKTVSRSDINQNRPKTPERFLGCAQVFSSQSFSSGRHYWEVDVGVSDRWTVGMCYPSIDRRGVPSLIGCNNKSWGLYSHDNQYSAIHDSNKIRLPANISSNRVRIYLDYEAGRISFYDLCDPIRHLHTFTTTFSEPIYAGLYVYKGCIKICGGDLRTLARNK from the coding sequence ATGTCTCCCTCCTCTTACGGATCCAGTCCAGCCTCACCCTGTGTAGGAGGAAGTGACCCCTCCCAACTGCATTCTTCTCCTGAGTCAGAGACTTTCAGTTTCATTTCTCTGCTGTCAGCGATGGCGTCTGCAGACCTGAGAGCTGAGCTGGAATGTTCCAtctgtctgaacatttatacAGATCCTATAATGCTGAGATGTGgtcacaacttctgccgggtctgtattgatcgtgtgctggatacacaggaggggtctggaggatattcctgtcctgaatgcagaGAGAAGTCTCAGGATCGTCCTGCACTGCAGAGGAACATAACACTACGTAACATAGTGGAGAATTTCCTGTCTTCTCAGTCAGATCAGGGGGAGTCCGGGGTCTTCTGTACTCACTGTGTGGactctcctgtacctgctgttagaTCCTGTCTGCTCTGTGAGGTTTCTCTGTGTGATAAACACCTGAGAGTCCACAAAAAGACCCCAGAACACATCTTATGTGACCCCACCTTTTCCATGGAGAGCAggaaatgctccgtccataagaagatcctggagtattactgcactgaggatTATACCTGTATCTGTGTGTCCTGTAGTTTGGCCGGAGAACATCGAGGACACCAAGTGGAGATGCTGAATGAGGCTTCTGGGAAGAAGAAGGAGAcactgaggaatgttctgcagaaactTCTGACAAAGATAGAGGAGACAGATgaaagagtccagagtctgcaggaacacaggaggaaagtagaagaagaagcagcTGGTGACACCGAGAGAGTCACTGTCCTGTTTAGAGATCTCAGGAGATGTCTGGAAGATCTGGAGAAGAGAGTCCTGAGGGAAATCTCCGGGAGGGCGGAGCGGATCTCCAGCTCCATCCGGgatctggaaataaagaaggaggagctgtccaggaagttgcgtcacattgaggagctgtgtaacatgacggatccactgactgtcttacaggaatcagacacaggtgacttgtgtgatactgaggatggagataatgaggacagagagagacatgagaaactcctccatgatggagggggtctggatgTGGCGGGGGTCTTACACACAGGTTTATCTTATATAATAACAGAGGTAAATGTATACTTATATATACAGAACCCGgcagacatattactggatgtaAACACAGCTCATAATTATCTCCATATATCAGATGACAGGAAAACTGTATCCAGGTCAGATATAAACCAGAATCGTCCCAAAACACCAGAGAGATTTCTGGGTTGTGCTCAGGTGTTCAGCAGTCAGAGTTTCTCctcagggagacattactgggaagtggatgtcgGGGTATCTGATAGATGGACAGTTGggatgtgttaccccagtatagacaggagaggagtgccatcACTGATTGGATGTAATAACAAGTCCTGGGGTTTATATAGTCATGATAATCAGTATTCAGCCATACATGATAGTAATAAGATCCGCTTACCCGCCAATAtctccagtaacagagtcaggatatatctggattatgaggccgggcggatctccttttatgatctgtgtgacccgatccgacacctccacaccttcaccaccaccttctcTGAGCCCATTTATGCTGGGTTATATGTATATAAAGGTTGTATAAAGATCTGTGGGGGGGACTTGAGAACTCTGGCCAGAAACAAGTGA